One part of the Prionailurus bengalensis isolate Pbe53 chromosome B2, Fcat_Pben_1.1_paternal_pri, whole genome shotgun sequence genome encodes these proteins:
- the HEBP2 gene encoding heme-binding protein 2 — protein sequence MAEVLEPDPATAERAAAQAVETPGWTAPEDAGPQSGSYEIRHYGPAKWVSTSVESMDWDSAIQTGFTKLNSYIQGKNEKEMKIKMTAPVTSYVEPGSGPFSESTITVSLYIPSEQQPDPPRPSESDVFIEDRAEMTVFVRSFDGFSSAQKNQEQLLTLASMLREEGKVFNEKVYYTAGYNSPFKLLDRNNEVWLIQKNEPCKETE from the exons ATGGCCGAGGTGCTGGAGCCGGACCCCGCGACAGCCGAGCGCGCGGCGGCCCAGGCTGTGGAGACGCCGGGCTGGACGGCCCCGGAGGACGCGGGCCCCCAG TCCGGAAGTTACGAGATCCGACATTATGGACCAGCCAAATGGGTCAGCACTTCCGTTGAGTCTATGGACTGGGATTCAGCCATCCAAACTGGTTTTACGAAGCTGAACAGCTACATTCAAGGCAAAAATGAGAAAG agatgaaaataaagatgaCTGCTCCAGTGACAAGCTACGTGGAGCCCGGTTCAGGCCCTTTTAGCGAGTCTACCATTACCGTTTCCCTGTACATCCCCTCTGAACAGCAACCTGATCCGCCCAGGCCTTCAGAGTCAGATGTCTTCATTGAAGACAGAGCAGAAATGACCGTGTTCGTCCG GTCTTTCGATGGATTCTCTAGTGCTCAAAAGAATCAAGAACAACTTTTGACATTAGCAAGCATgttgagggaagaaggaaaagttttCAATGAGAAGGTTTACTATACCGCAGGCTACAACAGTCCTTTCAAGTTGCTTGATAGAAATAATGAAGTGTGGTTGATTCAGAAAAATGAACCCTGCAAAGAAACTgaatga